In Streptomyces sp. NBC_01381, a genomic segment contains:
- a CDS encoding A24 family peptidase — protein sequence MLLFLAFGGALWGALVGLFVPRAAYRLSVPPGEGWRAETPEGATLTSWVGLAGGYGPRTSGTVVTTALVCAALALTTGARPELGVWMLLAPFGVLLALVDFTVHRLPDVLTLPLAGAALALLGGAALLPEHGGSWLNALYGALALSAVYFLLFLISPNGMGFGDVKLALCLGAVLGWYGWGVLLLGTFAGFLLASLYGVGLVIARRAGRKTAIPFGPFLIGGAFVGLMIGAYAA from the coding sequence TTGTTGCTGTTCCTCGCCTTCGGCGGCGCCCTCTGGGGCGCCCTCGTCGGGCTCTTCGTGCCGCGTGCCGCGTACCGTCTTTCGGTGCCGCCCGGCGAGGGCTGGCGCGCCGAGACCCCGGAGGGGGCGACCCTCACCTCCTGGGTCGGGCTCGCCGGGGGCTACGGGCCCCGGACCTCCGGGACCGTCGTCACCACCGCCCTCGTCTGCGCCGCTCTCGCCCTCACCACCGGCGCGCGGCCCGAGCTCGGCGTCTGGATGCTGCTCGCGCCCTTCGGCGTGCTGCTCGCCCTGGTCGACTTCACCGTGCACCGGCTGCCGGACGTGCTCACGCTGCCGCTCGCCGGCGCCGCGCTCGCGCTGCTCGGGGGCGCCGCGCTGCTGCCCGAGCACGGCGGTTCCTGGCTGAACGCGCTGTACGGGGCGCTCGCGCTGTCCGCGGTGTACTTCCTGCTCTTCCTGATCAGCCCCAACGGCATGGGCTTCGGCGACGTGAAGCTCGCCCTCTGCCTGGGGGCCGTGCTCGGCTGGTACGGCTGGGGCGTGCTGCTGCTCGGCACCTTCGCCGGGTTCCTGCTCGCCTCGCTGTACGGGGTGGGGCTCGTCATCGCCCGCCGCGCCGGGCGCAAGACGGCGATCCCGTTCGGTCCCTTCCTGATCGGCGGCGCGTTCGTGGGCCTCATGATCGGGGCGTACGCCGCCTGA
- a CDS encoding BTAD domain-containing putative transcriptional regulator, whose translation MARTTSSSTGPSAPRNRTPQPLPRRRRTFGDFVKAFFAFVALVALVVGVPGALAYAVGWPLPGGSPSLDWLQQEITVGTFINVLTVVVWLAWAQFTACVLVEVKAALSGVGMPNRIPGAGGSQLLARQLVAALLLVGATAASFAPGLSQFGQSLEGNQKPASAASAQQTPGGLFGQEQAGSAASAIAEQADQAAAHAEGGGSNKKDGDTKYYRIQPPEGRHHDSMWEIAERHLGDGRRYKEIYQLNKDREQPDGSRLSEASLIRPGWIMEMPADAHGGELVEMPDEAPKISQDVKEQISDYAKSGDHRQGGGAQEQGGGGSVDRDTAHITIPEQRPSEGGGKGQQEAPAASSGSESEGFSFGLPEALLGAPLLAAGLLGALGRRRRHALWQSAMGAVGGRRGMEPPTPTGGAAAAQDALLVGADPDGVRLLDLSLRGLAASLAEESRALPTVYAAWLSNGDLHLQLAQPAGRPPAPWQLGQDQTFWMLARTDAERYEDVDTAAPYPGLVSLGTLDDSRLLLNLEAVPGVVSLSGREADRAAVFASVAAELATNGWSDRMTITLVGFGQDLTPLAPNRLRHLDDIEALIETMEAETRQRRGALGAAGHDSVLTGRTGPAQHTRWAPHLVLLAAEPTGDDAVKLAELAADASRLGIGYLVGTESGDLPGAAWEMEITREGKLLAPLLGLELEAQTLPEALQRSVVELFVEADPGDGATGSGAGRAATAPPFLVDVTEQGRPAVYARLVGTYEIIGLDTPDGERSPLMHEALALLLLHREGVHPRVLASALWPRGVTEDVRDALVDRLREWLGTDPDGAPRLRADQSGRLTLAKSVVSDLDVLRSLYHEATQGRGANSRAVRGRMLTDALVLVRGPLLADRPQGRYGWLTHEIIDAQLPLLVADIGLALSEFHLEKGRAEKAIEALNAALGSAPGDERLWNELLRATHATGDSARLQQVAADLVARSGARGVPPRTEALLDELLPTWRSGLTAVS comes from the coding sequence ATGGCGCGCACCACTTCAAGCTCTACGGGCCCGTCGGCTCCGCGGAACCGGACGCCGCAGCCGCTGCCCCGGCGTCGTCGTACGTTCGGGGACTTCGTCAAGGCGTTCTTCGCCTTCGTCGCCCTTGTCGCGCTGGTCGTCGGCGTGCCCGGAGCCCTCGCGTACGCCGTGGGGTGGCCGCTGCCGGGCGGTTCGCCCTCGCTGGACTGGCTGCAGCAGGAGATCACGGTCGGTACGTTCATCAACGTACTGACCGTCGTCGTCTGGCTCGCCTGGGCGCAGTTCACCGCCTGCGTCCTTGTCGAGGTCAAGGCCGCGCTCTCCGGTGTCGGCATGCCCAATCGCATTCCCGGCGCCGGCGGCAGCCAGCTCCTCGCCCGGCAGCTCGTCGCCGCACTGCTGCTCGTGGGTGCCACCGCCGCCAGCTTCGCGCCGGGGCTCTCGCAGTTCGGGCAGTCGCTGGAGGGGAATCAGAAGCCCGCGTCTGCCGCCTCCGCCCAGCAGACCCCGGGTGGTCTCTTCGGGCAGGAGCAGGCGGGCAGCGCCGCCAGTGCCATCGCCGAGCAGGCCGACCAGGCGGCCGCCCATGCGGAGGGCGGCGGCAGCAACAAGAAGGACGGGGACACCAAGTACTACCGGATTCAGCCGCCGGAGGGCCGTCACCACGACTCCATGTGGGAGATCGCCGAGCGGCACCTGGGCGACGGGCGCCGGTACAAGGAGATCTACCAGCTCAACAAGGACCGTGAGCAGCCCGACGGTTCGCGGCTTTCCGAGGCCAGCCTCATCCGGCCCGGCTGGATCATGGAGATGCCCGCGGACGCGCACGGCGGCGAGCTCGTCGAGATGCCCGACGAGGCACCCAAGATCTCGCAGGACGTGAAGGAGCAGATCTCCGACTACGCCAAGTCCGGGGACCACCGGCAGGGTGGCGGCGCCCAGGAGCAGGGCGGCGGCGGGTCCGTCGATCGCGATACCGCGCACATCACCATTCCCGAGCAGCGGCCTTCCGAAGGGGGAGGCAAGGGGCAGCAGGAAGCCCCCGCCGCCAGCAGCGGCAGCGAGTCCGAAGGCTTCTCCTTCGGTCTTCCGGAAGCGCTCCTCGGGGCGCCCCTCCTCGCCGCCGGACTGCTCGGCGCCCTCGGACGCCGCAGGCGCCACGCGCTGTGGCAGTCCGCCATGGGCGCCGTCGGCGGCCGCCGCGGCATGGAGCCGCCGACGCCGACCGGGGGTGCCGCGGCCGCGCAGGACGCGCTGCTCGTGGGCGCCGACCCCGACGGCGTACGGCTGCTGGATCTTTCGCTGCGCGGGCTCGCTGCCTCGCTCGCCGAGGAGTCGCGTGCCCTGCCGACCGTGTACGCGGCCTGGCTCAGCAACGGCGATCTGCATCTGCAGCTCGCCCAGCCCGCCGGGCGGCCGCCCGCGCCGTGGCAGCTGGGACAGGACCAGACGTTCTGGATGCTGGCGCGCACCGACGCCGAGCGGTACGAGGATGTGGATACCGCCGCTCCCTATCCGGGGCTCGTCAGCCTCGGCACGCTCGACGACTCGCGGCTGCTCCTCAACCTGGAGGCCGTGCCCGGCGTCGTGTCGCTGAGCGGACGTGAGGCCGACCGCGCCGCCGTGTTCGCGTCCGTCGCCGCCGAGCTGGCCACCAACGGCTGGTCGGACCGCATGACCATCACGCTCGTCGGCTTCGGCCAGGACCTGACGCCGCTCGCGCCCAACCGGCTGCGCCACCTCGACGACATCGAGGCGCTGATCGAGACGATGGAGGCCGAGACGCGCCAGCGCCGCGGCGCGCTCGGCGCCGCGGGCCACGACTCGGTCCTCACCGGGCGTACGGGCCCGGCCCAGCACACCCGCTGGGCGCCGCACCTCGTGCTGCTCGCCGCCGAGCCGACCGGCGACGACGCCGTGAAGCTCGCCGAACTGGCCGCGGACGCGAGCCGGTTGGGCATCGGCTACCTCGTCGGCACCGAGTCCGGTGACCTGCCGGGCGCCGCCTGGGAGATGGAGATCACCCGCGAGGGCAAGCTGCTCGCCCCGCTGCTCGGGCTCGAACTGGAGGCGCAGACGCTGCCGGAGGCCCTGCAGCGGTCCGTGGTCGAGCTGTTCGTCGAGGCCGACCCGGGGGACGGGGCCACCGGCTCCGGTGCCGGCCGTGCGGCGACCGCTCCGCCGTTCCTCGTCGACGTCACCGAGCAGGGCAGGCCCGCGGTGTACGCCCGCCTTGTCGGTACGTACGAGATCATCGGCCTCGACACTCCGGACGGCGAGCGCAGTCCGCTGATGCACGAGGCGCTCGCGCTGCTCCTGCTGCACCGCGAAGGTGTGCACCCCCGGGTGCTCGCCTCCGCGCTGTGGCCGCGCGGTGTCACCGAGGACGTGCGGGACGCGCTCGTCGACCGGCTGCGGGAGTGGCTCGGCACCGATCCTGACGGCGCGCCGCGGCTGCGGGCGGACCAGAGCGGGCGGCTCACGCTGGCCAAGTCCGTCGTCTCCGACTTGGACGTGCTGCGCTCGCTCTACCACGAGGCCACGCAGGGGCGCGGTGCCAACAGCCGTGCCGTGCGCGGGCGGATGCTCACCGATGCCTTGGTGTTGGTGCGCGGGCCGCTGCTCGCCGACCGGCCGCAGGGGCGCTACGGCTGGCTCACGCACGAGATCATCGACGCGCAGCTGCCGCTGCTCGTCGCGGACATCGGGCTCGCCCTCTCCGAGTTCCACCTGGAGAAGGGGCGCGCGGAGAAGGCCATCGAGGCGCTGAACGCGGCGCTCGGCTCCGCGCCGGGCGATGAGCGGCTCTGGAACGAACTGCTGCGGGCCACGCATGCCACCGGCGACTCCGCGCGGTTGCAGCAGGTTGCCGCGGATCTCGTGGCCCGTAGTGGGGCTCGGGGTGTGCCGCCCCGGACGGAGGCCTTGCTGGACGAGCTGCTGCCGACCTGGCGCAGTGGCCTGACCGCGGTCAGCTGA